Proteins from one Streptomyces sp. NBC_00289 genomic window:
- a CDS encoding lysophospholipid acyltransferase family protein: protein MPRRRIGFWYRFAAVLCKPPLVVLIKRDWRGMEHIPAAGGFITAVNHNSHIDPFAYAHYQYNTGRVPRFLAKSGLFRKGFVGAAMRGTGQIPVYRESTDALSAFRAAIDAVERGECVAFYPEGTLTRDPAGWPMTGKTGAARVALQTKCPVIPVAQWGANEVLPPYARKPDFFPRKTHRVLAGPPVDLTRFYDREMTPDLLKEATEVIMAAITALLEDIRGERAPQAAYDPRRERIEQRRKTRSQTQPRTEQEEGRSK, encoded by the coding sequence GTGCCCCGCCGCAGAATCGGGTTCTGGTACCGCTTCGCAGCGGTCCTCTGCAAACCGCCACTGGTGGTTCTGATCAAGCGGGACTGGCGCGGAATGGAGCACATTCCGGCCGCAGGTGGATTTATCACCGCGGTGAACCATAATTCGCACATTGATCCCTTCGCATACGCGCACTATCAGTACAACACCGGGCGCGTTCCGCGATTCCTGGCGAAGAGCGGCCTTTTCCGGAAGGGGTTCGTCGGTGCCGCGATGCGCGGCACCGGGCAGATCCCCGTCTACCGTGAGAGCACGGACGCGCTCAGCGCCTTCCGTGCCGCCATCGACGCCGTGGAGCGGGGCGAATGCGTCGCCTTCTATCCCGAGGGCACCCTCACCCGCGACCCGGCCGGCTGGCCGATGACCGGCAAGACCGGTGCCGCGCGCGTCGCCCTGCAGACCAAGTGCCCGGTGATCCCCGTCGCCCAGTGGGGCGCGAACGAGGTGCTGCCGCCGTACGCCAGGAAGCCCGACTTCTTCCCGCGCAAGACCCATCGGGTGCTGGCGGGCCCGCCCGTGGACCTGACCCGGTTCTACGACCGGGAGATGACCCCGGACCTCCTGAAGGAGGCGACCGAGGTCATCATGGCCGCCATCACGGCACTGCTGGAGGACATCCGCGGCGAGCGGGCACCCCAGGCGGCGTACGACCCGCGCCGGGAGCGGATCGAGCAGCGCCGCAAGACCCGGTCGCAGACGCAGCCGAGGACC